One window of Ammospiza nelsoni isolate bAmmNel1 chromosome 12, bAmmNel1.pri, whole genome shotgun sequence genomic DNA carries:
- the NELFCD gene encoding negative elongation factor C/D isoform X3 — protein MEPSIFNTLKRYFQAGGSPENVIQLLSENYTAVAQTVNLLAEWLIQTGVEPMQVQETVENHLKSLLIKHFDPRKADSIFTEEGETPAWLEQMIAHTTWRDLFYKLAEAHPDCLMLNFTVKLISDAGYQGEITSVSTACQQLEVFSRVLRTSLATILDGGEENLEKNLPEFAKMVCHGEHTYLFAQSMMSILAQEEQGGSAVRRIAQEVQRYAHEKGHDASQITLALGTAASYPRACQALGAMLSKGALNPADITVLFKMFTSMDPPPVELIRVPAFLDLFMQSLFKPGAKINQDHKHKYIHILAYAASVVEMWKKNKRVSINKDELKSTSKAIETVHNLCCNENKGASELVAELSTLYQCIRFPVVAMGVLKWVDWTVSEPRYFQLQTDHTPVHLALLDEISTCHQLLHPQVLQLLVKLFETEHSQLDVMEQLELKKTLLDRMVHSLSRGYVLPVVSYIRKCLEKLDTDISLIRYFVTEVLDVIAPPYTSDFVQLFLPILENESIAGTIKTEGEHDPVTEFIAHCKSNFIMMN, from the exons GTGTTGAGCCAATGCAGGTGCAGGAGACTGTGGAGAACCACTTGAAGAGTTTACTGATCAAGCACTTCGACCCTCGGAAAGCAGATTCCATCTTCacagaggagggagag acTCCAGCCTGGCTTGAGCAAATGATAGCACATACCACGTGGAGAGACCTTTTTTACAAATTGGCAGAAGCCCATCCTGATTGTTTAATGCTTAATTTTACTGTGAAG cttATATCTGATGCTGGGTATCAAGGGGAAATAACCAGTGTTTCAACAGCATGTCAGCAACTAGAAGTATTTTCCAGAGTCCTGCGTACATCTCTGGCAACAATTTTAgatggaggagaagaaaaccTTGAGAAAAACCTCCCTGAGTTTGCT AAGATGGTGTGCCACGGGGAACACACGTACCTCTTTGCCCAGTCCATGATGTCCATCCTGgcgcaggaggagcagggcgGCTCCGCCGTCCGGCGCATCGCGCAGGAGGTTCAGCGCTACGCCCACGAGAA aggccACGATGCCAGTCAGATCACCTTAGCACTGGGTACTGCAGCCTCCTACCCCCGAGCTTGCCAGGCTCTGGGGGCAATGCTGTCCAAAGGAGCTCTGAATCCAGCAGATATCACGGTCCTGTTCAAAATGTTTACAAGCATGGACCCACCTCCAGTAGAACTG ATTCGAGTGCCTGCATTTCTGGACCTCTTCATGCAGTCCTTGTTTAAACCAGGTGCTAAGATCAACCAGGACCACAAACATAAATATATCCACATACTGGCATATGCAGCTAGTGTTGTAGAGATGTGGAAAAAG AACAAGAGAGTCAGCATCAACAAGGATGAGCTCAAGTCAACCTCAAAAGCCATTGAGACTGTTCACAATCTGTGTTGCAATGAGAACAAAGGGGCATCAGAGCTGGTTGCAGAACTGAGCACTCTCTATCAGTGCATCAg GTTCCCAGTGGTGGCCATGGGGGTGTTGAAGTGGGTGGACTGGACAGTGTCAGAGCCACGGTACTTCCAGCTGCAGACTGATCACACCCCAGTTCACCTGGCCCTGCTGGATGAG ATCAGTACATGCCATCAGCTGCTTCATCCCCAAGTTCTGCAACTTCTTGTCAAGCTCTTTGAAACAGAACATTCTCAGCTGGATGTGATGGAGCAG ctggagctgaagAAGACCCTCCTGGACAGGATGGTTCACTCGCTGAGCCGGGGCTACGTCCTGCCCGTCGTCAGCTACATCCGCAAATGCCTGGAGAAGCTGGACACAGACATCTCCCTCATCAGATACTTTGTGACAGAG GTGCTCGATGTGATTGCTCCTCCGTATACCTCAGACTTTGTACAGCTTTTTCTTCCAATCTTGGAGAATGAAAGCATTGCAGGCACTATAAAAACAGAAGGTGAACATGATCCTGTCACAGAGTTCATAG CTCATTGCAAATCTAACTTTATTATGATGAACTAA